A genomic window from Salvelinus namaycush isolate Seneca chromosome 5, SaNama_1.0, whole genome shotgun sequence includes:
- the LOC120048390 gene encoding membrane progestin receptor delta-like: MQWEPGPGEGAQAPAFDCPVWCVLCRGCRARLREACQRGRGAIRLPTDMLSIKLPQLFDIHQVPKVFREDGIISGYRHPQSSALDCILSSFQMTNETVNIWTHFLPTWYFLWRFSVLCSTLNFLSESYTWPLLVYMLLICVYPFTSSCAHTFSTMSPEARHICYFFDYGALSLYSLGCAITYGSYVMPDCWVNSWLHQHFVPIAICNTLFCTSLSCYSRFLEMQFPHRSKVLRTGAFVFPFIFDNIPLFYRLLLCCGGSCCHSEALPSHCYHLLFAFLTCFLFASHLPERLAPGRFDYFGHSHQLFHICAVVGTHFQMEAVLADMTSRRAWLIAQAAVPSFLSTLGALALSIILNLGIIGIFSAPLLWDPHHSANHPLTPPAKRKQQ, from the exons ATGCAATGGGAACCAGGGCCTGGAGAGGGGGCCCAGGCCCCAGCGTTTGACTGCCCAGTCTGGTGTGTCCTCTGCCGGGGATGCAGGGCCAGGCTCAGGGAGGCCTGCCAGAGAGGGAGGGGAGCCATCAGACTGCCCACAGACATGCTTAGCATCAAACTCCCCCAGCTCTTCGACATCCACCAAGTCCCCAAG GTGTTCCGGGAGGATGGCATCATCTCGGGATACCGTCACCCCCAAAGCTCCGCCCTGGACTGCATCCTTAGCAGCTTCCAGATGACCAATGAGACAGTCAACATCTGGACCCACTTCCTGCCCACATG GTACTTCCTGTGGCGCTTCAGCGTCCTGTGCTCCACACTGAACTTCCTGTCGGAGAGCTACACCTGGCCGCTGCTGGTGTACATGCTGCTGATCTGCGTGTACCCATTCACCTCCAGCTGTGCACACACATTCAGCACCATGTCCCCCGAGGCACGCCACATCTGCTACTTCTTCGACTACGGCGCACTCAGCCTCTACAGCCTGG gtTGTGCCATAACCTATGGCTCCTATGTGATGCCTGACTGCTGGGTCAACAGCTGGCTGCACCAACACTTTGTGCCCATTGCCATCTGCAACACACTATTCTGCACCAGCCTGTCCTGCTATTCTAG ATTCCTGGAGATGCAGTTTCCACACCGCAGTAAAGTTCTCCGGACAGGGGCATTTGTCTTTCCATTCATCTTTGACAACATCCCTCTATTTTACAGA ctgctgCTGTGCTGCGGTGGCAGCTGCTGTCACAGTGAGGCCCTGCCCAGTCACTGTTACCACCTCCTCTTCGCCTTCCTCACCTGCTTCCTGTTTGCCTCACACCTTCCAGAGAGGCTGGCCCCGGGGCGCTTCGACTACTTCG gccACAGTCACCAGCTTTTCCACATCTGTGCCGTGGTGGGTACCCACTTCCAGATGGAGGCGGTGCTAGCAGATATGACCTCACGCAGGGCGTGGCTCATTGCGCAGGCGGCCGTACCCTCCTTCCTGAGTACCCTGGGGGCACTGGCCCTCAGCATCATCCTCAACCTAGGCATCATTGGCATCTTCAGTGCCCCTCTGCTGTGGGACCCCCACCACAGTGCCAACCACCCACTGACGCCACCCGCGAAACGCAAGCAACAGTGA
- the LOC120048387 gene encoding protein SMG5-like: MSGPGQDSEPEAKVLLIKRLYRAVVESVHKLDVIIGSKSSYREVFKPENISLRNKLRELCVKLMFLHPVDYGRKAEELLWRKVYYEVIQVIKTHKKHIHSRSALECAYRTHLIAGVGFYQHLLLYIQSHYQLEMQDCIDWTHVTDPLIGRKKPVSATPKEMEWAQMACHRCLVYLGDLARYQNELAGVEAEQLSERFYHQALSVTPHVGMPFNQLGTLAGSKFYNVEATYYYLRCIQSETPFEGAYGNLKRLFDKAAKMYHQVKKQEMKKLSPSRQRSKDIKQLLVSFMYLQSLLQPKNSLLETELTSLCQSVLEDFNLVLFYLPSPPHGHEATSPSEEELEEHDSPCALLPDALIFKMVVTCLMVVHSLKRGGSKQYSASIAFTLALFSHLVNHVNIRLQAELEEGESQVPPLQTDNTDDSELRDPSDPLTSEERPLQNGSLDHEDEEDEGGHRSTVPQKAGVGERKAEEEKQKQKKYARLSMLRRRRATCKEDESDLSEGFESDEEEEMEQRGCADSGGASSGTPLTPATLRKESKRGREHPTEGTWESGSEEDEEGGTAFDVETDSDMNSQESRSDLEDIDDSETPENLDTPPQGEVQPGEDDEEQANPREDDDGDTPPATNGPLLPSDPSISSNLQAMSSQLFQAKRCFRLAPTFSNVLLRPHSSATNPTPTTTDPDASSTTPFQETPPPPGDSPCDAGPGTANGTNDNEVDSDSECSVHSNQSVHSEKTLSEKLEILTNQGLIQVVKVFVDWLRTNTDIIVMCAQSSQSLWNRLSVLLNLLPDGNKMLEAELGLNTEVTELLSECEQPGLVQSLLLPEDLALRHLPALNLAHRRLDYTRPRPSLSPVQECVVRVCCIRSFGHFLTNLQCNVLHFNPEAGIFTSISQSEQDNLVQQAKAQIRMAEEEARRNRLMRDMAQLRLQLEVSQLEGSLQQPKTQSSMSPYLVPDSAALCQHLNLLRHLAGSGCFIIIIPRTVIDGLDHLKKENAGARDGIRFLESEFRKGNRYIRCQKESGRSFERDKLKRQDMEAWHLYKTVDSCRQLTVSQSNGDEDTTGMVTILTGHSVEDLCTRSAPMKSAVQAVATAGMELKNIVEFYRQWKEIG; this comes from the exons CACATCCACAGTCGCAGTGCCCTGGAGTGTGCCTACAGGACTCACCTGATAGCCGGCGTGGGCTTCTATCAGCACCTGCTGCTCTACATCCAGTCCCACTACCAGCTGGAAATGCAGGACTGCATCGACTGGACCCATGTCACCGACCCCCTCAtcg gTCGGAAGAAGCCGGTATCAGCCACCCCTAAGGAGATGGAGTGGGCCCAAATGGCCTGCCATCGCTGCCTGGTGTACCTGGGAGATCTAG CCCGTTACCAGAACGAGTTGGCTGGGGTGGAGGCTGAGCAGCTGTCAGAGCGGTTCTACCACCAGGCCCTGTCAGTCACGCCGCACGTAG GAATGCCTTTCAATCAGTTAGGTACACTGGCGGGGAGTAAATTCTACAATGTGGAGGCCACCTATTACTACCTACGCTG TATACAGTCGGAGACTCCCTTCGAGGGGGCCTACGGGAATTTGAAGCGTCTGTTTGATAAAGCTGCTAAGATGTACCACCAGGTGAAGAAACAGGAGATGAAGAAGCTGTCTCCCTCACGGCAAAG ATCCAAGGACATCAAGCAACTTCTGGTGAGCTTCATGTACCTACAGAGTCTACTGCAGCCCAAGAACAG TCTGCTGGAGACAGAGCTGACCTCTCTGTGTCAGTCGGTGCTGGAGGATTTTAACCTGGTGCTGTTCTACCTGCCCTCGCCGCCACATGGCCACGAGGCCACTTCCCCCAGCGAGGAGGAGCTTGAGGAGCACGACTCGCCCTGTGCCCTGCTCCCCGACGCCCTCATCTTCAAGATGGTGGTAACCTGCCTCATGGTGGTGCACAGCCTGAAGCGGGGAG GGTCCAAGCAGTACAGTGCGTCAATAGCCTTCACACTGGCCCTCTTCTCCCACCTGGTGAATCATGTCAACATCCGCCTGCAGGCTGAgctggaggagggggagagcCAGGTGCCCCCGCTGCAGACCGACAACACAG ACGACTCTGAGTTGAGAGACCCGTCTGACCCGTTGACCTCGGAGGAGAGGCCCCTGCAGAACGGCTCCCTGGACCATGAGGATGAGGAGGACGAGGGGGGCCACCGGAGCACTGTGCCCCAGAAAGCAGGTGTCGGTGAGCGGAAGGCGGAGGAGGAGAAACAGAAGCAAAAGAAGTACGCCCGCCTCTCCATGCTGCGCCGCCGCCGTGCCACCTGCAAAGAAGACGAGAGCGACCTGAGCGAGGGCTTCGAgagtgatgaagaggaggaaatgGAGCAGAGGGGCTGCGCCGACTCCGGGGGTGCCTCGTCGGGAACCCCACTCACCCCCGCCACGCTGAGgaaggagagcaagagagggagggagcacccGACAGAGGGGACCTGGGAGAGCGGCTCAGAGGAAGACGAGGAGGGCGGCACGGCCTTCGACGTGGAGACTGACTCGGACATGAACAGCCAGGAGTCCCGCTCCGACCTGGAGGATATAGATGACTCAGAAACCCCGGAGAACTTGGACACCCCTCCTCAGGGGGAGGTGCAGCCCGGAGAAGACGATGAGGAGCAAGCCAATCCCAGGGAGGACGACGACGGGGACACCCCTCCGGCCACCAATGGCCCCCTCCTGCCCAGCGACCCCAGTATCAGCAGTAACCTCCAGGCCATGTCATCCCAGCTGTTCCAGGCCAAGCGCTGCTTCCGCCTGGCGCCCACCTTCAGCAACGTGCTGCTGAGGCCCCACAGCTCCGCCACCAACCCCACACCCACCACCACCGACCCAGACGCCTCCTCCACCACCCCTTTCCAGGAGACCCCTCCTCCCCCGGGGGACTCACCCTGCGACGCCGGCCCGGGCACTGCCAACGGAACCAACGACAATG AGGTGGATTCCGATTCAGAGTGTAGCGTGCACAGCAACCAATCGGTACACAGCGAGAAGACCCTGTCAGAGAAACTGGAGATTCTGACCAATCAGGGGCTCATCCAGGTGGTCAAGGTGTTTGTGGATTGGCTTAGAACCAACACTGACATTATCGTCATGTGTGCACAG AGTTCTCAGAGCCTATGGAACAGACTGTCTGTGCTACTCAACCTGCTGCCTGACGGGAACAAGATGCTGGAAGCAG aGCTGGGTCTGAACACTGAGGTGACGGAGCTGCTGAGTGAGTGTGAGCAGCCTGGCCTggtccagtccctgctgctgcctGAGGACCTGGCCCTGCGACACCTACCTGCCCTCAACCTGGCCCACCGCCGCCTCGACTACACCCGCCCCAGACCTTCCCTCAGCCCCGTACAGGAG tGTGTGGTGCGCGTATGCTGCATCCGCAGCTTTGGCCACTTCCTCACTAATCTCCAATGCAATGTGCTGCACTTCAACCCGGAGGCGGGCATCTTCACTAGCATCAGCCAATCGGAGCAGGACAACCTGGTGCAGCAGGCCAAGGCCCAGATCCGCATG GCAGAGGAGGAGGCTCGACGAAACCGCTTGATGAGAGACATGGCTCAGCTCCGACTACAG TTGGAGGTGTCTCAGCTAGAGGGCAGCCTGCAGCAGCCCAAGACCCAGTCATCCATGTCTCCTTACCTGGTACCCGACTCTGCCGCCTTGTGCCAGCACCTCAACCTCCTCAGACATCTGGCTGGCAGTGGCtgcttcatcatcatcatcccccGCACAG TGATTGATGGCCTTGACCACCTGAAGAAGGAGAATGCCGGAGCGAGAGACGGTATCCGCTTCCTGGAGTCTGAGTTCCGTAAAGGCAACAG GTACATACGTTGCCAAAAGGAGTCAGGGCGGAGTTTTGAGAGGGACAAACTGAAACGCCAGGACATGGAAGCCTG GCATCTATACAAGACGGTGGACAGCTGTCGTCAGCTGACCGTCTCCCAGAGCAACGGAGACGAAGACACAACTGGCATGGTCACTATTCTCACCGGTCACTCAGTGGAGGATCTGTGTACCCGCTCTGCACCCATGAAG TCGGCCGTCCAGGCAGTGGCGACAGCAGGCATGGAGCTGAAGAACATTGTGGAGTTTTACCGTCAGTGGAAGGAGATTGGCTGA